A stretch of DNA from Octopus bimaculoides isolate UCB-OBI-ISO-001 chromosome 23, ASM119413v2, whole genome shotgun sequence:
ctcttagcttagtttttccttggggctggctagattggagcaatatcgagtataaccagccgaaattgcaaagataatctggaactcgactgaggaaagaaaactccaaatgactcgtccttgttttctttgtatcgtctacctGGATGTTTGGttgtcctttttttgtatcagctaactgtccggatgttttgcgttcttgtcccagaACTGTCTTACCAAATATTCACTGTGCCACGAATAGATTGGGTTTGTAGAATCCGCATCAGTtgggcgaactggcagaatcgttagcacactcggcgaaatgcttagcggtatttcgtctgtcgctacgttctgagttcaaattccgccgaggttgacttagcctttcatcctttcggggtcgataaattaagtaccagttacgcactggagtcgatgtaatcgacttaactcctttgtctgtccttgtctgtcccttctatgtttagccccttgtgggcaataaagaaataagaatccgcatcagtttcttttactctttttctgtGAGACCAAGAATTTTTAGGCTACTGTGTAAATTTAATACACCTATGGTGATAGGTGCAAATGaaaatgtttgtatgtctcttctgtttttaatcatttaaattcttcctctgaagaaggagtcGGTTTATAACAACGATACAAGGCACCATTTTTTGGAATGTAGACAACGATAACAATGTCACGTTTTAAACCTGAGAGAAGTCTAACTGTTCCGCTTGCAGATTGTATTTGGAAtatacggtatgtatgtatgtcctaaccactgggccattgcgcctccacccactagtccgctgccctaaccactgtctagtggtcataggatcgcggtttcgattcccagaccgggcgttgtgagtgtttattgagcgaaaacacctaaagctccacgaggctccggcagaggatggtggcgaaccctgctgtactctttcaccacaactttctctcactcttacttcctgtttctgttgtgcctgtaattcaaagggccagctttgtcacactgtgtcacgctgaatctccccgagaactacgttaaggatacacgtgtttgtggagtgctcagccacttgcacgtaaatttcacgagcaggctgttccgttgatcgaatcaactggaaccctcaacgtcgtaagcgacggagtgccaacaacagcattattgtatgtatgtatgtatgtatgtatgtatgtatgtatgtatgtacgtgtgtgtgtgtgtgtgtgtgtgtgtgtgtgtgtgtttctgtgtttgagtAACATGGAAAAACCAATATCGGTAATATGATCCACGTTGCCTTATATGCCTACATATGTTAACGTGATTTTTGTTGGCACTAGCACACTCGTTTAAGCTTCTGATTGTTTATGTTAAATACGAGAGCTGTATTGAAATACGTTGCTTAATTATGAGTTTATATAATTGTTAACATTTATGTAGAAACatttgtaatcatatatataaaaggatccgtgtatgcacatacaaggtctgatcaataggtatccggagtgttgccatagtaacgaagataAAGCACGCAGAATGAAGCTGCTTGAcaaagattgatcttgaactctgctgtgcatgcgcactatgtTTTAACTTTCTAGATATttttcactgtttacagcagtgcttggaagggtGGTGTATAGCGTGTAATCGTTGCATTGACcctgacagagaaagttgtcaaggCGATACttactcagaggcctacgcaaactTACAGAAagagtatggagaggagtgtatgaacaGCACAGCAGTGTaagagtggttcagacgtttccaagatgcccgaaaaaatgtcgatatttatgaacgttctgggagactcgcaaccagcaaaactgagaaaaacaaaaaacattgcagatgtgcgcgCAGCTGTAAGGGGAAATCGTCGTGGgtgcttcttaccacatacttcttatcacacagccgcaTGTATTAGTTCTTTGCAGAAGGGATTGAAGCGACCGGAGGAAAAACAGGAACTCACCACCAAAGAAAAGCGCATTTGACAGAAGGAAAAATCAGTAGCGCCGACAGAGAGCTCCTTCCAATGCAGTCGCTGTATGTGTGACTGTCACTCCCGTGTGGGCTTGTACAGCCACAACAGACgctgcaccaccatcagcagctgacacgATTTCTTCGGGCGCAGATCCATGGCTTCTCGAGACCGACCGatgcctactatatatatatgtcggggtggaggcgcaatggcccagtggttagggcagcggactcgcggtcataggatcgcggtttcgattcccagaccgggcgttgtgagtgtttattgagtgaaaacacctaaagctccacgaggctccggcaggggatggtggagaaccctgctgtactcttccatcacaactttctctcaccttttcttcctttttctgttgtacctgtatttcaaagggccagccttgtcacactgtgtcacgctgaatatccccgagaactacgttaagggtacacgtgtctgtggagtactcagacacttgcacgttaatttcacgagcaggctcttccgttgatcggatcgactggaaccctcgacgtcgtaagcgacggagtgccaacaacaacaacaacaatatatgtctgtgtaaagATATAAGATTCTTTCTATCCCGTACGTTTTTGTATTCATGAAactatttgaataattttaagtatatatataaagttgtagcaGAAGCATATTGACAGTTTGGCTCTCTACCTTCAAGTACCCACATTTTGGTTCATCACGTGGTGGTCGAGTCCCTCTAGCTTTACGCAGGTTGTCCACTCTATTACGTGAAGGACCAGCCAAGTGCACTACCCTCACATATAAAAGGTAGCCTTTGCCGCCATTTCTTCAGTGAGATAAGCTTGCACGATGGAGTCAAGATATTCGACAGAGAGCCAGTTTTATTTTCGCAGGCAGCCTCAACTAGCCTTTGACGCATACGCTTGTTTCTGTCTTACAGCAGTTGTGTCTCGTATACATTTTCCTATTCTACATTGcatacatcatcaccatttacCATTTGCATGTTAAACCATTGTGTATATAGTCTGACCATTCCTTCAAGATGTATCTCTACAGCTTTGCCGTCTTAACACTTTTTAATGGGTTGAATAAATTGTCGTACTTAATCCTGGTTTCTTCGTTCTTCCTTTATCTATACACGCAGCCTTACTCAAACAAGCATTATCTCTCAACCTCAACGCTAACCGTTAAAAAGTCTTTAATTATAACCTACTCACATGTATAAGTAATTATATGTCGGGGAGGGTCTATGTAGATTTATACTTATATTACAACAACATGGCCCATTTAATCATCAGTTAATCTGTTTTGATGTAAACCTAGCCTGATTACTAGAAATAGTATGAAATGTCTCGTTATTTCTAGTTTAAACGGAGGTTTATTTATGATTTACGTAAATACTCGtacatttataatgataaatagagaAGTGGGCAAGTAAGTGCATATGTAATTTCGCTACAAATCTGTTTAACCGTTTTTGAATTTATGTGCACGCTAAAGTGATGTCTACCTTTTATGacttacttgtttcggtcattagtcagcggccatgctgcagcactgccttgaggaattttagcctagcgaatcgaccgcagtacttattctatcggtctcttttgcccaacacTGCTAAGGTacaagggacgtaaacacaccaaaaccggttgtcaagcggtggtgagggagcatgtagttgggaaggcaaacttcttaccacacagccacgcctgaaatattttatattttgcttcattcGGTGTATATGCATGGATACTAAAATAGTAGTAGCATATAACTTCACCGCGTATATTTTTGTAACCATTTGTGAgacaattttaattttgatatagggtctgtggaggcgcgtggcttattgGCCAGGGCATTCGGTTCCCGGtccttttctgctataggcacaaggcctgaaattttgggggaggggccagtcgattagatcgaccccagtacgcaactgatacttaatttatcgacaccgaaaggatgaaaggcaaagtcgacctcggcggaatttgaactcagaacgtagcggcagaaagaataccgctaagcatttcgcccggcgtgctaacgtttcttgtttctttattgcccgcccacaaggggctaaacatagaggggacaaacaaggacagactaagggattaagtcgattacatcgaccctagtgcgtaactggtacttaatttatcgacaccgaaaggatgaaaggcaaagtcgacctcggcggactttgaactcagaacgtagcggcagacgaaataccgctaggcatttcgcccggcgtgctaacgtttctgccagttcgcaaaACTGGCGTGCTAACAAGTATGCCGGCTccccaacaacaataataaacaacaaaaactacaacaatcACGATACCAaatgcaaaagagaaagaaaatgaaagaaaaaaggcaGCAGAAACCTCTAACGGTTGGATCTCGACGTTTTCTCTCTGTCCATTGCCGCCATTTTCCTTCGCTCcattttttccattcttcttgcGTTCTCCATTAGCTACACTTTCTGTGTTGCCTTCCATGGATTTCGTCGAAAACTCAACTTCTTTTGCGTCAGCATCATTCCTTACATCGCTTTTTTCCTCACCAGTCTCTTGAATGTTTCCTTGAGTAGGGTTTCCTTCTACTCCGCTTTCCATTGCTCCGAAAAATAAAAAGCCGTTTTCTTTAAAGCAAACGAAAAGACGAAAGACCAAACAAACAATACGGAAacgaaattatgtatgtatgtatgtatgtatgcatgtatgtacgtaagtttgaatgtgtgtacgtatgttatgtatgtatgtgtgtatatgtactggtgtatctacgtatgtgtatacatttatatacatagaaatacacaaacacacatacattcattcacacatccatatgcatacatacagatatagtgATGCatcaaacacatacgtatatatatatccaggcgcacactcacacacacgcacacattcacatagttgcatcatgtatatatatatatatatatatatgtatgtatatatatatatatatgtgtatatatatatatataNNNNNNNNNNNNNNNNNNNNNNNNNNNNNNNNNNNNNNNNNNNNNNNNNNNNNNNNNNNNNNNNNNNNNNNNNNNNNNNNNNNNNNNNNNNNNNNNNNNNNNNNNNNNNNNNNNNNNNNNNNNNNNNNNNNNNNNNNNNNNNNNNNNNNNNNNNNNNNNNNNNNNNNNNNNNNNNNNNNNNNNNNNNNNNNNNNNNNNNNNNNNNNNNNNNNNNNNNNNNNNNNNNNNNNNNNNNNNNNNNNNNNNNNNNNNNNNNNNNNNNNNNNNNNNNNNNNNNNNNNNNNNNNNNNNNNNNNNNNNNNNNNNNNNNNNNNNNNNNNNNNNNNNNNNNNNNNNNNNNNNNNNNNNNNNNNNNNNNNNNNNNNNNNNNNNNNNNNNNNNNNNNNNNNNNNNNNNNNNNNNNNNNNNNNNNNNNNNNNNNNNNNNNNNNNNNNNNNNNNNNNNNNNNNNNNNNNNNNNNNNNNNNNNNNNNNNNNNNNNNNNNNNNNNNNNNNNNNNNNNNNNNNNNNNNNNNNNNNNNNNNNNNNNNNNNNNNNNNNNNNNNNNNNNNNNNNNNNNNNNNNNNNNNNNNNNNNNNNNNNNNNNNNNNNNNNNNNNNNNNNNNNNNNNNNNNNNNNNNNNNNNNNNNNNNNNNNNNNNNNNNNNNNNNNNNNNNNNNNNNNNNNNNNNNNNNNNNNNNNNNNNNNNNNNNNNNNNNNNNNNNNNNNNNNNNNNNNNNNNNNNNNNNNNNNNNNNNNNNNNNNNNNNNNNNNNNNNNNNNNNNNNNNNNNNNNNNNNNNNNNNNNNNNNNNNNNNNNNNNNNNNNNNNNNNNNNNNNNNNNNNNNNNNNNNNNNNNNNNNNNNNNNNNNNNNNNNNNNNNNNNNNNNNNNNNNNNNNNNNNNNNNNNNNNNNNNNNNNNNNNNNNNNNNNNNNNNNNNNNNNNNNNNNNNNNNNNNNNNNNNNNNNNNNNNNNNNNNNNNNNNNNNNNNNNNNNNNNNNNNNNNNNNNNNNNNNNNNNNNNNNNNNNNNNNNNNNNNNNNNNNNNNNNNNNNNNNNNNNNNNNNNNNNNNNNNNNNNNNNNNNNNNNNNNNNNNNNNNNNNNNNNNNNNNNNNNNNNNNNNNNNNNNNNNNNNNNNNNNNNNNNNNNNNNNNNNNNNNNNNNNNNNNNNNNNNNNNNNNNNNNNNNNNNNNNNNNNNNNNNNNNNNNNNNNNNNNNNNNNNNNNNNNNNNNNNNNNNATATATTTACAAAGACTTTCcgcattcccgagcgtcatactaatatatccttttgttgtttacaccacctgtcctcgtcttttgttgtttttttcgtacattctcccatatatatatatacatatatatatatatatatgtatgcagcttTTCTCTTTTACGTTTCCTCAGCCATACGGCTATGCTGGGACATCGCCATGATGGGtcttagtcaagcaaatcgacaccaCTATTTCCGCTGATTTACGGGGAAGCAAACGagcaaacatcggttgtcaagtggggtgAGTGAGGGACAAAAacaaagtcaaacacacacagatatacatacttacatacatcgaggacaaagaaataagaaatcacaGTAGGATGGAAGCTATAGCCAATCATGAGACAAAGGGGTTTTGGTGGCATGTCCCAgtgaaaacatcaataaaataaacctcATATCATGATTTAGGATAGAGAAACTGTGCAGCTGTGGAAATctgctgcccagcggatgttagtataaagctaaagatcagcgaaaaagaggATACcaacgctgaactattgagatatttccagttactctatccagattacaagttcagttttatactgtaattattggagcactaggatatgtaacacactgcctaaataccaatcctaAGAAATTAGGCgtaagaaaggagaaagctgattcgaataCTACTGATCCAAGctatcagtggaactgtaaaaatctgtaaaaccttaCAGAACTTtatcatttacgtatatataagaAGTTATATATAGAACAAGACAttcaaatctgcacgtatacatacgtacatagatacatacatacatacatacatatatatatatatatatatatatatatatatatatatatatatatataNNNNNNNNNNNNNNNNNNNNNNNNNNNNNNNNNNNNNNNNNNNNNNNNNNNNNNNNNNNNNNNNNNNNNNNNNNNNNNNNNNNNNNNNNNNNNNNNNNNNNNNNNNNNNNNNNNNNNNNNNNNNNNNNNNNNNNNNNNNNNNNNNNNNNNNNNNNNNNNNNNNNNNNNNNNNNNNNNNNNNNNNNNNNNNNNNNNNNNNNNNNNNNNNNNNNNNNNNNNNNNNNNNNNNNNNNNNNNNNNNNNNNNNNNNNNNNNNNNNNNNNNNNNNNNNNNNNNNNNNNNNNNNNNNNNNNNNNNNNNNNNNNNNNNNNNNNNNNNNNNNNNNNNNNNNNNNNNNNNNNNNNNNNNNNNNNNNNNNNNNNNNNNNNNNNNNNNNNNNNNNNNNNNNNNNNNNNNNNNNNNNNNNNNNNNNNNNNNNNNNNNNNNNNNNNNNNNNNNNNNNNNNNNNNNNNNNNNNNNNNNNNNNNNNNNNNNNNNNNNNNNNNNNNNNNNNNNNNNNNNNNNNNNNNNNNNNNNNNNNNNNNNNNNNNNNNNNNNNNNNNNNNNNNNNNNNNNNNNNNNNNNNNNNNNNNNNNNNNNNNNNNNNNNNNNNNNNNNNNNNNNNNNNNNNNNNNNNNNNNNNNNNNNNNNNNNNNNNNNNNNNNNNNNNNNNNNNNNNNNNNNNNNNNNNNNNNNNNNNNNNNNNNNNNNNNNNNNNNNNNNNNNNNNNNNNNNNNNNNNNNNNNNNNNNNNNNNNNNNNNNNNNNNNNNNNNNNNNNNNNNNNNNNNNNNNNNNNNNNNNNNNNNNNNNNNNNNNNNNNNNNNNNNNNNNNNNNNNNNNNNNNNNNNNNNNNNNNNNNNNNNNNNNNNNNNNNNNNNNNNNNNNNNNNNNNNNNNNNNNNNNNNNNNNNNNNNNNNNNNNNNNNNNNNNNNNNNNNNNNNNNNNNNNNNNNNNNNNNNNNNNNNNNNNNNNNNNNNNNNNNNNNNNNNNNNNNNNNNNNNNNNNNNNNNNNNNNNNNNNNNNNNNNNNNNNNNNNNNNNNNNNNNNNNNNNNNNNNNNNNNNNNNNNNNNNNNNNNNNNNNNNNNNNNNNNNNNNNNNNNNNNNNNNNNNNNNNNNNNNNNNNNNNNNNNNNNNNNNNNNNNNNNNNNNNNNNNNNNNNNNNNNNNNNNNNNNNNNNNNNNNNNNNNNNNNNNNNNNNNNNNNNNNNNNNNNNNNNNNNNNNNNNNNNNNNNNNNNNNNNNNNNNNNNNNNNNNNNNNNNNNNNNNNNNNNNNNNNNNNNNNNNNNNNNNNNNNNNNNNNNNNNNNNNNNNNNNNNNNNNNNNNNNNNNNNNNNNNNNNNNNNNNNNNNNNNNNNNNNNNNNNNNNNNNNNNNNNNNNNNNNNNNNNNNNNNNNNNNNNNNNNNNNNNNNNNNNNNNNNNNNNNNNNNNNNNNNNNNNNNNNNNNNNNNNNNNNNNNNNNNNNNNNNNNNNNNNNNNNNNNNNNNNNNNNNNNNNNNNNNNNNNNNNNNNNNNNNNNNNNNNNNNNNNNNNNNNNNNNNNNNNNNNNNNNNNNNNNNNNNNNNNNNNNNNNNNNNNNNNNNNNNNNNNNNNNNNNNNNNNNNNNNNNNNNNNNNNNNNNNNNNNNNNNNNNNNNNNNNNNNNNNNNNNNNNNNNNNNNNNNNNNNNNNNNNNNNNNNNNNNNNNNNNNNNNNNNNNNNNNNNNNNNNNNNNNNNNNNNNNNNNNNNNNNNNNNNNNNNNNNNNNNNNNNNNNNNNNNNNNNNNNNNNNNNNNNNNNNNNNNNNNNNNNNNNNNNNNNNNNNNNNNNNNNNNNNNNNNNNNNNNNNNNNNNNNNNNNNNNNNNNNNNNNNNNNNNNNNNNNNNNNNNNNNNNNNNNNNNNNNNNNNNNNNNNNNNNNNNNNNNNNNNNNNNNNNNNNNNNNNNNNNNNNNNNNNNNNNNNNNNNNNNNNNNNNNNNNNNNNNNNNNNNNNNNNNNNNNNNNNNNNNNNNNNNNNNNNNNNNNNNNNNNNNNNNNNNNNNNNNNNNNNNNNNNNNNNNNNNNNNNNNNNNNNNNNNNNNNNNNNNNNNNNNNNNNNNNNNNNNNNNNNNNNNNNNNNNNNNNNNNNNNNNNNNNNNNNNNNNNNNNNNNNNNNNNNNNNNNNNNNNNNNNNNNNNNNNNNNNNNNNNNNNNNNNNNNNNNNNNNNNNNNNNNNNNNNNNNNNNNNNNNNNNNNNNNNNNNNNNNNNNNNNNNNNNNNNNNNNNNNNNNNNNNNNNNNNNNNNNNNNNNNNNNNNNNNNNNNNNNNNNNNNNNNNNNNNNNNNNNNNNNNNNNNNNNNNNNNNNNNNNNNNNNNNNNNNNNNNNNNNNNNNNNNNNNNNNNNNNNNNNNNNNNNNNNNNNNNNNNNNNNNNNNNNNNNNNNNNNNNNNNNNNNNNNNNNNNNNNNNNNNNNNNNNNNNNNNNNNNNNNNNNNNNNNNNNNNNNNNNNNNNNNNNNNNNNNNNNNNNNNNNNNNNNNNNNNNNNNNNNNNNNNNNNNNNNNNNNNNNNNNNNNNNNNNNNNNNNNNNNNNNNNNNNNNNNNNNNNNNNNNNNNNNNNNNNNNNNNNNNNNNNNNNNNNNNNNNNNNNNNNNNNNNNNNNNNNNNNNNNNNNNNNNNNNNNNNNNNNNNNNNNNNNNNNNNNNNNNNNNNNNNNNNNNNNNNNNNNNNNNNNNNNNNNNNNNNNNNNNNNNNNNNNNNNNNNNNNNNNNNNNNNNNNNNNNNNNNNNNNNNNNNNNNNNNNNNNNNNNNNNNNNNNNNNNNNNNNNNNNNNNNNNNNNNNNNNNNNNNNNNNNNNNNNNNNNNNNNNNNNNNNNNNNNNNNNNNNNNNNNNNNNNNNNNNNNNNNNNNNNNNNNNNNNNNNNNNNNNNNNNNNNNNNNNNNNNNNNNNNNNNNNNNNNNNNNNNNNNNNNNNNNNNNNNNNNNNNNNNNNNNNNNNNNNNNNNNNNNNNNNNNNNNNNNNNNNNNNNNNNNNNNNNNNNNNNNNNNNNNNNNNNNNNNNNNNNNNNNNNNNNNNNNNNNNNNNNNNNNNNNNNNNNNNNNNNNNNNNNNNNNNNNNNNNNNNNNNNNNNNNNNNNNNNNNNNNNNNNNNNNNNNNNNNNNNNNNNNNNNNNNNNNNNNNNNNNNNNNNNNNNNNNNNNNNNNNNNNNNNNNNNNNNNNNNNNNNNNNNNNNNNNNNNNNNNNNNNNNNNNNNNNNNNNNNNNNNNNNNNNNNNNNNNNNNNNNNNNNNNNNNNNNNNNNNNNNNNNNNNNNNNNNNNNNNNNNNNNNNNNNNNNNNNNNNNNNNNNNNNNNNNNNNNNNNNNNNNNNNNNNNNNNNNNNNNNNNNNNNNNNNNNNNNNNNNNNNNNNNNNNNNNNNNNNNNNNNNNNNNNNNNNNNNNNNNNNNNNNNNNNNNNNNNNNNNNNNNNNNNNNNNNNNNNNNNNNNNNNNNNNNNNNNNNNNNNNNNNNNNNNNNNNNNNNNNNNNNNNNNNNNNNNNNNNNNNNNNNNNNNNNNNNNNNNNNNNNNNNNNNNNNNNNNNNNNNNNNNNNNNNNNNNNNNNNNNNNNNNNNNNNNNNNNNNNNNNNNNNNNNNNNNNNNNNNNNNNNNNNNNNNNNNNNNNNNNNNNNNNNNNNNNNNNNNNNNNNNNNNNNNNNNNNNNNNNNNNNNNNNNNNNNNNNNNNNNNNNNNNNNNNNNNNNNNNNNNNNNNNNNNNNNNNNNNNNNNNNNNNNNNNNNNNNNNNNNNNNNNNNNNNNNNNNNNNNNNNN
This window harbors:
- the LOC106874626 gene encoding uncharacterized protein LOC106874626, whose product is MESGVEGNPTQGNIQETGEEKSDVRNDADAKEVEFSTKSMEGNTESVANGERKKNGKNGAKENGGNGQRENVEIQPLEQRISTHMKTPYSYIWLPSGDPHQSLFRNYNFSRNIVNRVSSTQSSFRSLIRYTPIYLYKCN